A part of Desulfitibacter alkalitolerans DSM 16504 genomic DNA contains:
- a CDS encoding M20 metallopeptidase family protein produces MYKNDVAKYTKELIDIRRDIHMHPELGYEEYRTSKLVSDYLLSCGIQVQRVTKTGVVGLLKGKKHGKTVMLRADMDALALQEMTNVTYKSKYDGKMHGCGHDGHTAMLLVAAKILSKYKDQINGNIKFIFQPNEETAGALDMIKEGVLDNPPVDAALCIHLWPYIPSGTIGITSGPIMAALEEFELTIYGMGGHTASPQEAIDPVIAASNIIQMVQTIQTREVSALSPTTIMFGRINGGTARNIVAGDVKLGGTIRYLYENEEIEKKQLLNRFERIITGICHAARTKYDLKYIPSNPALLNNSKIVEFVVNAAKDILGDTTKIVNYSCMAGEDFAEFSRMVPSAFYFLGSGNKDKGTDYPLHHQCFNIDEDVLPLGVEFHVKTAMSFLQKEN; encoded by the coding sequence ATGTATAAAAACGATGTTGCTAAGTACACAAAAGAATTAATTGATATTAGGCGGGATATACACATGCATCCTGAGTTGGGTTATGAGGAGTACAGGACATCCAAATTAGTATCAGACTATCTATTGAGCTGTGGAATACAAGTTCAAAGGGTAACCAAAACCGGTGTTGTAGGTCTTCTTAAGGGAAAGAAACATGGAAAAACAGTTATGTTAAGGGCTGATATGGATGCCCTTGCATTGCAAGAAATGACTAATGTAACCTATAAATCCAAATATGACGGGAAAATGCATGGTTGTGGACATGATGGGCATACGGCAATGCTTTTAGTGGCTGCAAAAATATTATCAAAATACAAGGACCAGATTAACGGGAATATTAAATTCATATTTCAGCCAAATGAAGAGACTGCAGGAGCCTTAGATATGATAAAAGAAGGAGTGCTTGATAATCCGCCAGTTGATGCTGCCCTTTGCATCCATCTTTGGCCTTATATTCCAAGTGGAACAATTGGTATTACATCAGGGCCAATTATGGCGGCATTAGAGGAATTTGAATTAACAATTTATGGGATGGGCGGCCATACAGCTTCGCCACAAGAGGCAATTGACCCTGTTATAGCTGCATCAAATATTATTCAAATGGTGCAGACCATACAAACAAGAGAGGTAAGTGCACTGAGCCCAACAACTATTATGTTTGGAAGAATAAATGGAGGAACTGCAAGAAACATAGTAGCTGGAGATGTAAAGCTAGGAGGTACCATTAGGTACTTATATGAAAATGAAGAGATAGAAAAAAAGCAGCTTCTGAATAGATTTGAAAGAATCATAACCGGAATATGTCATGCTGCCAGAACTAAATATGACTTGAAGTATATTCCCAGTAACCCAGCGTTATTAAACAATTCGAAAATAGTAGAATTCGTTGTAAATGCTGCTAAAGATATTTTGGGTGATACAACTAAAATTGTAAATTACTCCTGCATGGCAGGAGAGGACTTTGCCGAGTTTAGCAGGATGGTTCCTAGTGCCTTCTATTTTTTGGGGTCTGGAAACAAGGATAAGGGGACAGACTACCCGTTGCATCATCAATGCTTCAATATAGATGAGGATGTTTTACCTCTAGGTGTTGAATTTCATGTAAAAACTGCAATGAGTTTTTTGCAAAAAGAGAATTAA
- a CDS encoding TRAP transporter large permease, which translates to MVLTLLIIMFVLLLMGFPMMISMMLAPLAVLILYFPNINPHLMTQHLIAGVQPFVLLSVPMFIFAADIMCAGQIAKRVLYFVETFVGHIKGGMAITTATACTLFGSISGSTQATVVAIGRPMHAKLLESGYREKDIYALIINSSNIALLIPPSIVMIMYAVVTGTSVGELFIAGIGPGLLILLIFSIYNYFAARHYNIPVTPKYTWKQRFQSIREALLPFGFPVIIIGGIYTGFFSPTEAAAASVLYALILEVFVYKSVKIKEIPDIALSTGLITAAVFILVGAGAAFSWVISFARIPQMITANVLGPDPTALWVLLMVTIFYFVGCMFVDQLIVIIILTPIFFKSAMMAGIDPIHLGIVVTLQAAIGSATPPFGCNIFTACAIFDKSYMEVIRGTLPYIIMYVIVSAIMIFFPEIALLFRDWAFR; encoded by the coding sequence ATGGTACTAACTTTACTGATAATTATGTTTGTCTTGTTACTCATGGGCTTTCCAATGATGATATCCATGATGCTGGCCCCATTAGCAGTATTAATACTATATTTTCCCAACATAAATCCACATTTAATGACCCAGCATCTTATAGCGGGAGTTCAACCCTTCGTTCTTCTATCTGTACCTATGTTTATCTTTGCTGCTGACATAATGTGTGCAGGACAGATTGCAAAGAGAGTACTTTATTTTGTTGAGACATTTGTAGGACATATTAAAGGTGGAATGGCAATTACTACCGCTACAGCTTGTACATTATTCGGTTCTATTTCTGGATCTACACAGGCTACCGTAGTGGCCATTGGCAGGCCAATGCATGCTAAATTGCTTGAATCAGGTTACAGAGAAAAAGATATATATGCTTTAATAATTAACTCCAGTAACATTGCTCTTCTAATACCTCCAAGCATTGTAATGATTATGTATGCAGTTGTAACTGGTACATCAGTAGGTGAATTATTTATAGCTGGAATAGGCCCTGGATTGCTAATTTTATTAATTTTTTCTATATACAACTATTTTGCTGCAAGACATTATAACATACCTGTAACCCCTAAATATACATGGAAGCAAAGGTTTCAATCAATTAGAGAAGCTTTATTGCCCTTTGGTTTTCCAGTAATAATAATTGGTGGGATTTATACAGGTTTTTTTAGTCCAACTGAAGCAGCAGCAGCATCAGTTTTATATGCCTTGATTTTAGAAGTCTTTGTTTACAAATCAGTGAAAATAAAGGAGATTCCCGACATAGCTCTTTCAACTGGGCTAATTACAGCAGCTGTATTTATCCTTGTAGGAGCGGGAGCAGCTTTTTCCTGGGTAATATCTTTTGCAAGAATTCCTCAAATGATAACTGCCAATGTATTAGGCCCTGATCCAACTGCTTTATGGGTATTGCTGATGGTTACAATCTTTTACTTCGTGGGGTGTATGTTTGTTGATCAGTTGATCGTAATTATTATCCTAACACCAATTTTCTTTAAATCAGCAATGATGGCAGGAATTGATCCCATACATTTAGGTATTGTAGTTACACTACAGGCGGCCATTGGTTCTGCAACGCCACCTTTTGGATGCAATATTTTCACAGCTTGTGCCATATTTGACAAATCTTATATGGAAGTAATTAGAGGTACATTACCATACATAATTATGTATGTTATTGTATCAGCTATTATGATTTTCTTCCCGGAAATAGCCTTGCTGTTTAGAGATTGGGCTTTTAGATAA
- a CDS encoding TRAP transporter small permease: MSFLKKIDRYLAKVEAFLLSYTVIAMAIVLIGNVLSRSIFNRSWTFVEEVGQLMVIIITFIGVSYAARNGRHIRMSAVFDAVPIKAKKVLILIISLATAVTLLYFAYLGFTYMKFVIGTGRVTPALRIPAYFMVVFIPAGFLLAGIQYLINFVLNLREKEIYIGTDKPLALETQCSLETKCNK, from the coding sequence TTGAGTTTTTTAAAAAAAATTGATAGGTATCTGGCAAAAGTTGAAGCATTTTTACTTAGTTATACTGTAATCGCTATGGCCATTGTTTTGATAGGCAATGTATTGAGCAGATCTATATTCAATCGCAGCTGGACTTTTGTTGAAGAAGTGGGACAATTAATGGTTATTATCATCACTTTTATAGGAGTTAGCTATGCTGCAAGAAATGGTAGGCATATTAGAATGTCTGCTGTCTTTGATGCTGTACCAATCAAAGCTAAAAAAGTTTTAATTCTTATAATATCTTTAGCGACAGCAGTTACGTTACTATATTTTGCGTATTTAGGATTTACGTATATGAAATTTGTAATAGGTACTGGTAGAGTTACTCCGGCTTTAAGAATTCCTGCCTATTTCATGGTAGTCTTTATTCCCGCAGGCTTTCTACTTGCTGGAATACAGTATCTAATAAACTTTGTACTAAACCTAAGAGAAAAAGAAATCTATATAGGAACAGATAAACCTTTAGCTCTGGAAACTCAATGTAGTTTGGAAACTAAATGTAATAAGTAA
- a CDS encoding M24 family metallopeptidase, with the protein MLPFSKTEYMERITKVKDSMSRKGIDVLLITDPANMCYLTGYNAWSFYVHQMVIVALDETEPIWAGRYMDALSAKFTTWLANENIKGYSDDHVQSNVKHPMDYVANLLKERGLGDKTIAVEMDAYYFTALCYERLKKGLPNAKFTDGTLLVNWVRIIKSHEEITLMERAGKIVEKAMQTAIDTINVGVRECDASAAIYYSQITGTPEFGGDYPSIVPLMPSGEKTGACHLTWTDSRYKDGDAVIIEIAGCHQRYHSPLARTVFLGKPPAKVTETAEIVVEGINVALDTAKPGATCEEVELAWRRVLNKYGLEKESRIGYSMGLNYPPDWGEHTASIRPGDKTVLQPNMTFHMIPGMWYDTWGVEISESFRITETGAKTLANFPRQLFIK; encoded by the coding sequence ATGTTGCCATTTAGCAAAACTGAGTATATGGAAAGAATTACTAAGGTTAAAGATAGTATGTCCCGTAAGGGGATAGATGTACTCTTAATTACAGATCCTGCTAATATGTGTTATTTAACAGGATATAATGCTTGGTCTTTTTATGTGCATCAGATGGTGATAGTAGCGTTAGATGAAACTGAACCTATTTGGGCAGGTCGTTATATGGATGCTTTAAGTGCCAAGTTTACCACATGGTTAGCAAATGAAAATATTAAGGGATATTCCGATGATCATGTTCAAAGTAATGTGAAGCATCCAATGGATTATGTTGCTAACCTATTAAAAGAAAGAGGGCTTGGAGATAAAACTATTGCAGTTGAAATGGATGCATACTACTTTACGGCTTTGTGTTATGAAAGGCTAAAAAAAGGTTTACCAAATGCTAAATTTACAGATGGAACATTACTTGTAAACTGGGTTCGTATTATTAAATCCCATGAGGAAATAACCCTTATGGAAAGGGCAGGGAAGATAGTAGAAAAGGCCATGCAAACAGCCATTGATACTATTAATGTGGGAGTAAGAGAATGCGATGCTTCTGCGGCAATTTATTATTCCCAAATAACAGGAACGCCTGAATTTGGTGGAGACTATCCGTCTATAGTACCATTAATGCCATCAGGAGAAAAAACAGGAGCATGCCATTTAACATGGACAGATTCCAGATATAAAGATGGTGATGCAGTTATTATTGAAATAGCAGGCTGTCATCAAAGATATCATTCCCCTTTAGCCAGGACAGTATTTTTGGGTAAACCTCCGGCAAAAGTTACAGAGACAGCTGAAATAGTTGTTGAAGGAATAAATGTGGCCCTAGATACAGCCAAGCCAGGTGCAACTTGTGAGGAAGTGGAACTAGCATGGAGAAGGGTGCTAAATAAATACGGCTTGGAAAAAGAATCACGCATTGGATACTCCATGGGACTAAACTATCCACCTGACTGGGGTGAGCATACAGCAAGCATCAGGCCGGGAGACAAAACGGTTCTCCAACCCAATATGACCTTCCACATGATTCCTGGAATGTGGTATGACACCTGGGGAGTTGAGATAAGTGAATCATTTAGGATCACTGAAACTGGTGCCAAGACCCTTGCAAACTTCCCGCGTCAATTGTTTATAAAGTAA
- a CDS encoding IclR family transcriptional regulator encodes MAKLEKNMSYNPKYPVQTLEKSLEVIEYLSTETADGLGITELSNKLGMGKSTIHRILDTLVAYGYVEKIPQNNRYRLGWELFKKGNVVPRQRNLYNFDKKILEDLCNEYEVTVNLGVRVKNEIVIIAKYDPKTRLTVNLHVGEREPLHCTSLGKVLISEMDKETIYSILGSDELQPLTPNTITSMVGLIKELEKVREQGYAIDDEEFCLGLSCIAMPVRDNSNNIIAAISMSGPSIRLNFSKIMDIKEALAKATLKVSTYFGYQPKSEGK; translated from the coding sequence ATGGCAAAATTAGAAAAAAATATGTCTTATAATCCAAAGTACCCTGTGCAAACTTTAGAGAAATCGTTAGAAGTAATTGAGTACTTATCAACAGAAACAGCAGACGGGTTAGGAATTACAGAATTAAGCAATAAGCTTGGTATGGGCAAAAGCACAATTCATAGAATATTAGATACTCTTGTTGCCTATGGATATGTAGAAAAGATCCCCCAGAATAACAGATATCGACTTGGCTGGGAGCTATTTAAGAAGGGTAATGTGGTTCCGCGGCAGCGTAATCTATATAATTTTGATAAAAAAATTCTTGAAGATTTATGCAATGAATATGAAGTCACTGTTAATCTAGGTGTTAGGGTTAAAAATGAAATAGTAATAATTGCCAAATATGACCCAAAAACAAGGCTGACAGTAAACCTACATGTTGGTGAAAGAGAGCCTCTCCATTGTACGAGTTTAGGAAAAGTTTTAATTTCTGAAATGGACAAAGAAACTATTTATAGCATTTTAGGTTCTGATGAGTTACAACCTTTAACTCCAAATACTATTACATCAATGGTAGGGCTTATCAAAGAATTAGAAAAGGTTCGTGAGCAAGGGTATGCCATAGATGATGAGGAGTTCTGCTTGGGTTTATCTTGCATTGCAATGCCCGTACGTGACAACTCTAATAATATTATTGCGGCTATTAGTATGAGTGGCCCATCAATACGTCTAAATTTTTCTAAAATAATGGATATTAAAGAAGCCTTGGCAAAAGCAACCTTAAAAGTGTCCACATATTTTGGTTATCAGCCAAAAAGCGAGGGTAAATAA
- a CDS encoding M20 metallopeptidase family protein, which translates to MDIKKEIDSFLHELIELRRDFHKHPELGFEEYRTSKIISDYLISIGLEVKTLAKTGVVGILKGNNPGRTLLLRADMDGLPIEDEKDVSYKSVCPGKMHACAHDGHMAMLLVAAKIMTKYKDQLHGNIKFVFQPNEEDAGARKMIEEEVMLDPDVDFAFGIHLWTPLRSGTIGISAGPVMGGHDNFKIDLTGKGGHTAIPENAIDPIIAAANIIQSVQIIQTREIGALKPTLIMFGKINGGTGPNIIPEKVEIEGSIRYLHEDNQDESIKDKFRRIVGSVCSAYRVSYKLDFIPSSALLANDAKLTEVVKSIAEEVVGKENIVPFVSMAGEDFSEFSMEVPSVFYFIGTGNEAKKTTYSHHHPLFDIDEDSLSLGVEMHLRTSMSLLGK; encoded by the coding sequence ATGGATATAAAAAAAGAAATAGACAGTTTTCTTCATGAACTGATTGAACTAAGAAGAGATTTTCATAAACACCCTGAGCTAGGATTTGAAGAATATAGAACATCAAAAATAATCTCCGACTATCTAATAAGTATTGGATTAGAAGTTAAAACACTAGCAAAAACAGGTGTGGTGGGTATTTTAAAAGGAAATAACCCTGGACGTACTCTTTTACTAAGAGCTGATATGGACGGTTTACCTATTGAAGATGAAAAGGATGTTTCTTACAAATCAGTTTGTCCGGGGAAAATGCACGCTTGTGCCCATGATGGACATATGGCAATGCTGCTTGTAGCAGCAAAAATAATGACTAAATATAAGGACCAGCTGCATGGAAATATAAAATTTGTTTTTCAGCCAAATGAAGAGGATGCTGGTGCTAGAAAAATGATTGAGGAAGAGGTAATGCTTGACCCGGATGTTGATTTTGCCTTTGGAATTCATCTGTGGACACCTTTGAGAAGCGGTACAATAGGGATTTCGGCAGGACCGGTAATGGGTGGTCATGATAATTTTAAAATCGACTTGACTGGTAAAGGTGGACATACGGCTATTCCTGAAAATGCCATAGACCCAATAATTGCAGCAGCTAATATTATTCAAAGTGTGCAAATAATACAAACTCGTGAGATTGGAGCATTAAAACCTACACTTATCATGTTTGGCAAAATAAACGGAGGTACAGGTCCAAATATTATTCCTGAAAAAGTAGAAATTGAAGGCTCCATTAGGTACCTTCATGAGGACAATCAAGATGAAAGTATAAAGGACAAATTTAGAAGAATAGTTGGTTCCGTTTGTTCGGCATACAGGGTTAGCTATAAATTGGACTTTATTCCAAGTAGTGCATTGTTAGCAAATGATGCTAAACTAACGGAAGTTGTAAAGAGTATTGCTGAGGAAGTAGTTGGAAAAGAGAATATAGTTCCTTTTGTAAGTATGGCAGGTGAAGACTTTTCAGAGTTTTCCATGGAGGTGCCAAGTGTATTTTACTTCATTGGCACAGGCAATGAAGCCAAGAAAACAACATATTCTCATCACCATCCACTTTTTGACATTGATGAGGATAGCCTTTCCCTTGGAGTAGAGATGCACCTTAGAACATCCATGTCATTACTAGGAAAATAA
- a CDS encoding Glu/Leu/Phe/Val family dehydrogenase, with protein sequence MSNPFETALNSLYSASEAANVDPNVVAILSKPKRITEFNIPLKMDNGEVKIFTAYRCQYNDALGATKDGTRFVPNLDPDTVKALGFWMTIKHAVADIPAGGGKGGIVVDPSKLSKNELEKLTRAYMRRLPVKGAWVDVPGADIGTSAQTQGWMLDEYEEIMGYHSPAAVNDKPTILNGTVGSFEATGLGVFYVTVQAIKDLGLSKGSTVAVQGYGQVGAIAAKLLFDEGYKIVAVSDINGGVYSEGGINIDELDKHVAKTGTVADFAGVKVISNDELLTAHCDILIPAAVQSVIHKSNAKDIKAKLIVEGANGPITPEAEKTLLGKEIYIVPDVIANSGGAIVCHFERIQGLTDMYWDLDTVKTRLHERILKAYNQGIETSKKLNNPSLRVAAWANALGKISEAMKARGWV encoded by the coding sequence ATGAGCAACCCTTTTGAAACTGCGCTAAATAGCTTATACAGCGCCAGCGAGGCAGCAAATGTTGATCCTAATGTAGTTGCAATTTTAAGCAAACCAAAAAGAATTACTGAGTTTAACATACCTTTAAAGATGGATAATGGAGAAGTGAAAATTTTTACTGCTTACAGATGTCAATATAATGACGCCTTAGGAGCTACCAAGGATGGAACTAGATTTGTTCCAAATTTAGATCCAGACACAGTTAAGGCCTTGGGTTTTTGGATGACAATTAAGCATGCTGTTGCTGATATTCCTGCTGGAGGCGGAAAAGGTGGAATAGTGGTAGATCCCAGTAAATTAAGTAAGAATGAACTAGAAAAACTAACTCGTGCCTACATGCGCAGATTACCTGTAAAAGGTGCTTGGGTAGATGTCCCAGGAGCAGATATTGGTACCAGTGCACAAACTCAAGGCTGGATGCTGGATGAGTACGAGGAAATAATGGGTTATCATAGTCCAGCTGCTGTAAATGATAAGCCCACGATTCTAAATGGTACTGTTGGCAGCTTTGAAGCTACTGGTTTGGGAGTCTTTTATGTAACTGTACAGGCCATAAAAGATCTTGGATTAAGCAAAGGCTCAACAGTTGCTGTCCAGGGATACGGACAGGTTGGTGCTATTGCTGCTAAGCTATTATTTGATGAGGGATATAAGATTGTTGCTGTAAGCGATATAAATGGTGGTGTTTATTCTGAAGGTGGAATAAACATTGATGAGCTGGATAAGCATGTTGCAAAAACAGGTACAGTAGCAGATTTCGCTGGGGTTAAGGTTATTAGCAACGATGAGTTGTTAACAGCGCACTGTGATATTTTAATTCCCGCTGCAGTTCAGAGCGTAATCCATAAAAGCAACGCAAAAGATATTAAGGCTAAACTAATTGTAGAAGGTGCAAATGGACCTATAACTCCAGAAGCAGAAAAAACTCTCCTTGGAAAAGAGATCTATATTGTACCAGACGTAATTGCTAACTCTGGTGGAGCTATTGTCTGCCACTTTGAAAGAATTCAAGGACTTACCGATATGTATTGGGATTTAGATACTGTTAAGACCAGATTACATGAACGTATTTTGAAAGCCTATAATCAAGGAATAGAAACTAGCAAAAAGCTAAATAATCCTTCTCTTAGAGTAGCTGCATGGGCAAATGCATTAGGTAAGATTAGTGAGGCAATGAAAGCAAGGGGATGGGTATAG
- a CDS encoding helix-turn-helix domain-containing protein — protein sequence MLGEKIRKIRSEKDMSLRDLAEKTGLTPSFLSQVERDLTEPSITSLRKISGALNVPIFFFLLEPDDTSPVIRKDKRKVLQLPESNLTYELLSPNLEKSMEIMVARLKPGAASCETPLSHPGEECIVVLEGTMEITVGSDTYVLEEGDSIYYHSAVPHILKNVGDKELVFLSAITPPMF from the coding sequence ATGCTGGGTGAAAAAATCAGAAAAATTCGGTCTGAAAAGGATATGAGTCTAAGGGATCTGGCAGAAAAAACTGGTCTAACACCAAGTTTTTTAAGTCAGGTGGAAAGGGATTTGACAGAGCCCTCTATTACGTCATTGAGAAAAATCTCTGGTGCCCTGAATGTGCCAATCTTTTTCTTTTTATTAGAGCCTGATGACACTAGTCCCGTAATAAGAAAAGACAAAAGAAAGGTTTTGCAGCTTCCAGAATCAAATCTAACTTATGAGCTCCTATCTCCTAACCTGGAGAAGAGCATGGAAATAATGGTAGCCAGGCTTAAGCCAGGAGCTGCCAGCTGTGAAACCCCCCTGTCTCACCCAGGTGAGGAATGTATTGTGGTGCTGGAAGGAACAATGGAAATTACAGTAGGCAGTGACACCTATGTTCTTGAAGAGGGAGATTCCATCTACTATCACAGTGCTGTCCCGCATATTCTTAAGAACGTGGGGGATAAAGAACTGGTTTTCCTATCCGCCATAACACCTCCAATGTTTTAA
- the yqeB gene encoding selenium-dependent molybdenum cofactor biosynthesis protein YqeB — MIVLIKGAGDIASGVVHRLTRSGFNVIMTEIAQPTMVRRTVSFGEAVYQGSVTIEGITARLVDIDTDLNPIWDSKEIPVIIDPHGFSVQRIQPQVLVDAILAKKNTGTSLGQAPLTIGLGPGFTAGVDVKAVIETMRGHDLGRVIYEGPARPNTGIPGEIGGQSLKRLLRAPAGGVFISNHKIGDFVQEGEVVGQVNNIAVKAEITGILRGLLKSGLVVSMGMKIGDIDPRASREHCYTVSDKARAVAGGVLEAILSACVERTLKLKI; from the coding sequence ATGATAGTTCTTATAAAAGGAGCAGGGGATATTGCATCAGGGGTTGTCCATCGCCTTACAAGAAGTGGCTTTAATGTAATCATGACTGAAATTGCCCAGCCTACAATGGTTCGCAGAACTGTTTCCTTTGGAGAAGCTGTCTACCAGGGCAGTGTAACAATTGAGGGCATTACTGCAAGATTGGTAGATATAGATACTGATCTAAACCCCATTTGGGACAGCAAAGAGATCCCAGTTATTATAGACCCCCATGGCTTCTCTGTTCAGAGGATTCAACCCCAGGTTCTAGTGGATGCTATACTTGCCAAGAAAAATACAGGAACTTCCCTGGGGCAGGCGCCCCTTACCATTGGACTTGGGCCTGGTTTTACTGCGGGAGTTGATGTTAAAGCTGTAATAGAAACCATGCGAGGTCATGACCTTGGAAGGGTCATCTACGAGGGCCCTGCCCGGCCAAACACCGGCATTCCGGGGGAGATTGGCGGCCAAAGCCTAAAGAGACTTTTAAGGGCACCTGCTGGTGGGGTATTTATTTCTAACCACAAAATTGGTGATTTTGTTCAAGAAGGTGAGGTTGTTGGTCAGGTAAATAATATTGCAGTAAAGGCTGAGATAACTGGCATTCTCAGGGGCCTGCTCAAATCTGGATTAGTGGTGAGTATGGGCATGAAAATTGGAGATATTGATCCAAGGGCATCAAGGGAGCACTGTTATACCGTATCAGATAAAGCAAGGGCAGTTGCTGGAGGTGTGCTAGAGGCCATCCTGTCAGCTTGCGTTGAGAGAACTTTAAAATTGAAAATATAA
- the yqeC gene encoding selenium cofactor biosynthesis protein YqeC: protein MLKTIKKALEVKSGNIVSAVGAGGKTTFLQTLARELAGQAKPVIVTTTTRIFPPVGLEPLLLIDQQSCRDAIEKALLKAKKGPGVIYLGREINGEGKVVGLSPEQVDILKTLSSYALVEADGAAGKSFKAPAGHEPVIPEKTDILCCVVGLEVLGKPLTNQYVHRPQRVSSITGLQEGELITPEAIAMVLTSQKGYYRSEYRCVPVLNQADTLEDIKNGFNIAEKIFSMSVIIERVLITSFKNDPYMIITVKR from the coding sequence GTGCTGAAAACCATTAAGAAAGCTTTAGAAGTAAAATCAGGAAATATTGTATCTGCAGTTGGTGCAGGCGGCAAAACAACCTTTTTGCAAACTCTGGCCAGGGAACTGGCTGGGCAGGCAAAACCTGTTATTGTAACCACCACCACCAGGATTTTTCCGCCTGTAGGATTAGAGCCTTTACTGTTAATTGACCAGCAATCTTGCAGGGATGCTATAGAAAAGGCACTATTGAAAGCAAAAAAAGGCCCGGGAGTTATTTATTTAGGCAGGGAAATAAATGGTGAAGGAAAGGTTGTTGGCCTGTCACCAGAGCAAGTGGATATTTTAAAGACCCTTTCCTCCTATGCCCTGGTAGAGGCTGATGGTGCTGCTGGAAAGAGCTTTAAAGCACCTGCCGGCCATGAGCCTGTAATACCTGAAAAGACAGATATTCTCTGTTGTGTTGTTGGCCTTGAGGTTCTAGGAAAGCCCCTAACCAACCAATATGTGCACCGGCCACAGAGGGTATCTTCGATAACAGGCTTGCAAGAAGGAGAATTAATCACCCCAGAAGCCATTGCCATGGTTTTAACCAGCCAGAAGGGTTATTACAGGTCAGAATACAGGTGTGTGCCTGTTCTAAACCAGGCTGATACCTTAGAGGATATAAAAAATGGCTTTAATATTGCTGAAAAAATTTTTTCCATGTCAGTTATTATAGAAAGGGTGCTCATCACATCCTTTAAGAATGACCCATACATGATAATAACTGTTAAACGATAG